A portion of the Myxococcales bacterium genome contains these proteins:
- a CDS encoding SRPBCC family protein has protein sequence MDDVPDRIEKSIFLRAPPSRVWRAVSDASAFGAWFGVVFDGPFVAGAPMRGRIVPTTVDAEVAKLQEPHAGKPFDITVDRIEPERLFSFRWHPFAIDAAVDYSSEPTTLVTFELSPEGGGTRLTITETGFHGVPLARRAAAFHANDGGWAHQSKLIEKYLAHGV, from the coding sequence ATGGACGACGTCCCCGATCGCATCGAGAAAAGCATCTTCCTTCGCGCGCCGCCGTCGCGCGTTTGGCGCGCCGTCAGCGACGCGAGCGCCTTCGGCGCCTGGTTCGGCGTGGTCTTTGATGGCCCCTTCGTGGCGGGAGCGCCGATGCGCGGACGCATCGTCCCGACGACCGTCGACGCCGAGGTCGCGAAGCTCCAGGAGCCGCATGCGGGAAAGCCCTTCGACATCACCGTCGACCGCATCGAGCCAGAGCGGCTCTTCTCGTTTCGATGGCACCCCTTCGCCATCGACGCGGCCGTCGACTACTCAAGCGAGCCCACGACGCTCGTGACGTTCGAGCTCTCGCCGGAAGGGGGAGGTACGCGGCTCACGATCACCGAGACGGGCTTCCACGGCGTTCCGCTGGCGCGTCGCGCCGCGGCCTTCCACGCCAACGACGGCGGCTGGGCTCACCAGTCGAAGCTCATCGAGAAGTATCTCGCGCATGGCGTCTAG
- a CDS encoding phospho-sugar mutase, translating into MRLPTDLLAKARAWADADPDVESRAELEALIAEANEAELADRFAMRLEFGTAGLRGVIGAGPNRMNRAVVIMTSYGLGQWLKARMTPEALANGVVVGHDARRMSRAFAEDTAAVLAAMGIRAHLFDTCQPTPLVAFAAAELGAAAAVVVTASHNPPEYNGYKLYGPTASQIVSPIDQEVESLIEKAPAPNAIARMDLGEARRLGLVRDVPSAVERAYLDRVRELAPGTSPRDFSIVYTPLHGVGGALTTKALAEAGFGRVFPVAEQMTPDGRFPTVAFPNPEEKGAMDLALALAKQESAELVLANDPDADRLAVAVRGGDGEYVQLTGNQVGVLLGHHLLTRAKAAGLPMGAQLVITTVVSTPMLSVMAARFGARYDETLTGFKWIAARALALAASDQTRFVFGFEEALGYTVGTLVRDKDGVAAATVFADMVAELRAQGRSVLDQLDALAREYGLFVSEQVNVTKKGADGAAAIKAIMTGLRKKAPSRLGPFGLTALRDYEAKTRTDQSSGTVTPLTLPASNVLTFELEGGSRVIARPSGTKPKIKFYFDVCETVRPGEAIDAARSRAKATLTAVRDDFIRAVS; encoded by the coding sequence ATGAGACTACCCACTGATCTCCTGGCCAAGGCTCGCGCGTGGGCCGATGCCGATCCCGACGTTGAAAGCCGCGCCGAGCTCGAAGCGCTGATCGCGGAGGCCAACGAGGCAGAGCTCGCCGACCGCTTCGCCATGCGGCTCGAGTTCGGCACGGCAGGCCTTCGCGGCGTCATCGGCGCCGGCCCGAATCGCATGAACCGCGCCGTGGTCATCATGACGTCCTACGGCCTCGGCCAGTGGCTCAAGGCGCGCATGACGCCGGAGGCGCTCGCGAACGGCGTCGTCGTGGGCCACGACGCGCGCCGCATGAGCCGCGCCTTTGCCGAAGACACAGCGGCGGTGCTCGCGGCGATGGGCATCCGAGCGCACCTCTTCGACACCTGCCAACCGACGCCGCTCGTAGCCTTCGCCGCGGCCGAGCTCGGCGCCGCCGCCGCCGTCGTCGTCACGGCCAGCCACAACCCGCCCGAATACAACGGCTACAAGCTCTACGGTCCCACGGCGTCCCAGATCGTGTCGCCCATCGATCAAGAGGTCGAGTCGCTCATCGAGAAGGCGCCCGCACCGAACGCCATCGCGCGGATGGACCTCGGCGAGGCGCGCCGTCTAGGCCTCGTTCGCGACGTGCCCAGCGCCGTCGAACGCGCGTACCTCGACAGGGTTCGTGAGCTCGCTCCCGGGACGTCCCCCCGGGACTTCTCCATCGTCTACACGCCGCTCCACGGCGTCGGCGGCGCGCTGACCACGAAGGCCCTCGCGGAAGCGGGCTTTGGGAGGGTCTTCCCCGTCGCGGAGCAGATGACGCCGGATGGCCGCTTCCCGACCGTCGCGTTCCCCAACCCCGAGGAGAAAGGCGCCATGGACCTGGCCCTCGCCCTCGCGAAACAGGAGAGCGCCGAGCTCGTCCTCGCCAACGACCCCGACGCCGACCGGCTCGCGGTGGCGGTGCGTGGGGGAGATGGCGAATACGTGCAGCTTACCGGTAATCAGGTGGGCGTCCTGCTCGGGCACCACCTGCTCACCCGGGCCAAGGCGGCGGGCCTTCCCATGGGCGCGCAGCTCGTCATCACGACGGTGGTGTCGACGCCGATGTTGTCCGTGATGGCGGCGCGCTTCGGCGCCCGTTACGACGAGACGTTGACGGGCTTCAAGTGGATCGCTGCACGGGCGCTCGCGCTCGCTGCGTCGGACCAAACGCGCTTCGTCTTCGGCTTTGAGGAAGCCCTTGGGTACACGGTCGGTACCCTCGTGCGGGACAAGGACGGTGTCGCGGCGGCGACGGTCTTCGCCGACATGGTGGCCGAGCTTCGCGCACAGGGGCGCTCCGTTTTGGACCAACTCGACGCGCTCGCCCGGGAATACGGGCTGTTTGTGAGCGAGCAGGTCAACGTCACGAAGAAGGGCGCCGATGGCGCCGCGGCCATCAAGGCCATCATGACCGGCCTGCGGAAGAAGGCACCCTCGCGACTCGGGCCCTTCGGGTTGACCGCGCTTCGCGACTACGAGGCGAAGACGCGCACCGACCAGAGCTCTGGCACCGTGACGCCCCTCACGCTGCCGGCCTCCAACGTCCTCACCTTCGAGCTCGAAGGTGGAAGTCGCGTCATTGCGCGCCCCAGCGGCACGAAGCCGAAGATCAAGTTCTACTTCGATGTCTGCGAAACGGTCCGTCCCGGTGAGGCCATCGACGCGGCGCGAAGCCGCGCCAAGGCGACGCTCACGGCCGTGCGCGACGACTTCATCCGCGCCGTCTCGTAG
- a CDS encoding transcriptional repressor, whose product MVTGKSKSTSDPPRAPRATEGRKAAHETPVDREAVLAHFREVLMAHMAKQGLRSTDQRRAIVEAFFRAPNHVSIEELLAQVRAEQPGVGYATVYRTLKLLAECGVAHERQFGDGLTRYELADDSAHHDHLICVECGDITEFEEPKIEALQEDIARRYGYALRTHKHELYGVCPSCQQKKS is encoded by the coding sequence ATGGTCACCGGCAAATCCAAGAGCACGAGCGATCCGCCGCGCGCCCCGCGGGCCACCGAAGGGCGCAAGGCGGCCCACGAAACGCCCGTCGATCGCGAGGCGGTGCTCGCTCACTTCCGCGAGGTCTTGATGGCGCACATGGCCAAGCAGGGCCTGCGCTCCACGGACCAGAGACGTGCCATCGTGGAAGCGTTCTTTCGTGCGCCCAACCACGTCTCCATCGAGGAGCTCTTGGCGCAGGTGCGGGCGGAACAACCGGGCGTCGGCTACGCCACCGTGTATCGCACCCTCAAGCTGCTCGCCGAGTGCGGCGTCGCGCACGAGCGCCAGTTCGGAGACGGCCTCACCCGCTACGAGCTCGCCGACGACTCAGCGCACCACGACCACCTCATTTGCGTCGAATGCGGCGACATCACGGAGTTCGAGGAGCCGAAGATCGAGGCCCTCCAAGAAGACATCGCGCGCCGCTATGGCTACGCGCTCCGCACCCACAAGCACGAGCTCTACGGCGTCTGCCCCAGCTGCCAGCAAAAGAAGTCCTGA
- a CDS encoding PEGA domain-containing protein, with protein sequence MTRPPSAPLRVLLLAAWGVLPAVGYAAPPSPEARARPEVRVEAEIRGALKKGDLEAAAEKVQKARDADPSSAALALLAAQIKTKQEEPAGAMRAYQDYLRLAGASAPTKERAEAVMKIQDLSVEVGSIVVRAKAKGARVLVDGTFVGVTPLPEPVPVMPGKHVLALEGSSAKATVSVKEEQSVTVELEGAAPASVATAGPATAPTTASSKKGAKEAPAKEPAKEAAKETPQETPLDRRPIWKELDPFAPEKPEKAEGPAAAAAAAPKGSARARRWRWLAKACRLRGGRRAGRRLGGDRRLGVGGDLRFRVQEGHARHDTRRARERARQGDAPRGRVGGSRRGRHLRRDHHAPLGSR encoded by the coding sequence ATGACTCGGCCTCCCTCGGCCCCCCTTCGGGTCCTGCTCCTCGCCGCATGGGGCGTGCTTCCGGCTGTCGGCTACGCGGCGCCCCCTTCCCCCGAGGCGCGGGCCCGACCCGAGGTGCGGGTCGAAGCGGAGATTCGCGGCGCGTTGAAGAAGGGCGACCTCGAGGCGGCGGCGGAGAAGGTTCAAAAGGCCCGCGACGCCGACCCCTCATCGGCGGCCCTCGCCCTCTTGGCGGCTCAAATCAAAACAAAGCAGGAAGAGCCCGCGGGCGCGATGCGCGCCTACCAGGACTACCTGAGGCTCGCCGGCGCGAGCGCGCCCACCAAAGAGCGCGCGGAAGCGGTGATGAAGATTCAAGACCTCTCCGTCGAGGTCGGCTCCATTGTGGTTCGCGCCAAAGCGAAGGGCGCGCGCGTGCTCGTCGACGGAACCTTCGTCGGCGTCACGCCGCTGCCCGAGCCGGTGCCCGTGATGCCCGGCAAGCACGTCCTCGCGCTCGAGGGCAGCAGCGCGAAGGCGACCGTCTCCGTGAAGGAAGAGCAATCGGTCACCGTCGAGCTCGAAGGTGCGGCGCCAGCGTCGGTCGCCACCGCCGGACCAGCAACCGCGCCCACGACCGCATCGTCGAAGAAGGGCGCCAAGGAAGCGCCCGCCAAAGAGCCTGCGAAGGAAGCGGCGAAGGAGACGCCGCAGGAGACGCCCCTCGACCGACGCCCCATCTGGAAGGAGCTGGACCCCTTCGCGCCGGAGAAGCCGGAGAAGGCTGAGGGACCGGCCGCCGCGGCCGCGGCGGCTCCCAAAGGAAGCGCCCGCGCCCGCCGGTGGCGGTGGCTCGCGAAAGCGTGTCGGCTTCGTGGCGGCCGGCGCGCTGGCCGTCGGCTCGGCGGCGACCGCCGTCTTGGCGTCGGCGGCGATCTCCGATTTCGAGTCCAAGAAGGACACGCTCGGCACGACACGCGACGAGCTCGAGAGCGCGCAAGGCAAGGCGACGCTCCTCGCGGGCGTGTCGGTGGCTCTCGGCGTGGGCGCCATCTCCGTCGTGACCATCACGCTCCTCTCGGGTCGCGGTGA
- a CDS encoding phosphatase PAP2 family protein, giving the protein MLRSAQPCSALWVGGGLAVLLVVASPRPAAAADRELTYDLGLDLTVTLAAAGAVAVSELGKDRLGPGACRLCSRDGERDTLNAIDREARRALVFKPSAQETAHVLSTVLAGALPAAALGTNIAAARADDTASKARVGADALVVSEAVMLSLAVNQLTKFVVARERPYAHFRSPAERALLAKVDDNLSFYSGHTTLAFSSVGASATVLAMHGSKLAPLVLGAGLPLAALTGGLRIAADRHYLSDVLVGAAMGAAIGVFVPYLFHRPSLDGGPTAAPSPASFSLGGAF; this is encoded by the coding sequence ATGTTGCGGTCGGCCCAGCCGTGCAGCGCCCTCTGGGTGGGGGGCGGGCTTGCCGTGCTCTTGGTTGTGGCGAGCCCGCGCCCGGCCGCCGCGGCGGATCGCGAGCTGACGTACGACCTCGGGCTCGATCTCACGGTCACCCTGGCGGCGGCCGGCGCCGTCGCCGTCTCCGAGCTCGGGAAGGATCGCCTGGGCCCCGGCGCGTGCCGGCTCTGCTCTCGTGACGGTGAGCGAGACACGTTGAACGCCATCGACCGCGAAGCTCGGCGCGCGCTCGTCTTCAAGCCTTCGGCTCAAGAGACGGCGCACGTGCTCAGCACCGTCTTGGCGGGAGCCCTGCCGGCGGCCGCGCTCGGGACCAACATCGCTGCCGCTCGCGCCGACGACACGGCCTCCAAAGCGCGAGTGGGCGCCGATGCCCTCGTGGTCTCGGAGGCGGTCATGCTCTCGCTCGCGGTCAATCAGCTCACGAAGTTCGTCGTCGCGCGGGAGCGGCCGTATGCGCACTTCCGGAGTCCCGCCGAGCGCGCGCTGCTCGCGAAGGTCGACGACAACCTCTCGTTTTATTCGGGGCACACGACGCTAGCTTTTTCTTCCGTGGGTGCGAGCGCGACGGTTCTCGCTATGCACGGCTCCAAGCTCGCACCGCTGGTGCTCGGCGCAGGCCTGCCGCTCGCGGCGTTGACGGGAGGGCTGCGCATCGCCGCCGACCGGCACTACCTGAGCGACGTCCTCGTTGGTGCGGCGATGGGCGCTGCCATCGGCGTCTTCGTGCCCTACCTCTTTCATCGGCCCAGCCTGGACGGCGGCCCTACGGCCGCGCCCTCGCCCGCGAGCTTTTCACTGGGGGGCGCTTTCTGA
- a CDS encoding cyclic nucleotide-binding domain-containing protein has product MREREDPHAGAPPRLQGVRPRRHGTRASCDGSQPAPSRGAQAPRQGPRQRALHVEGFIAEAQIAGQLEHPNIVPVHELAVDNGVPYFTMKLVQGSSLDGWYKKHPVGSPERMTKGLEIFLRLCDAVAYAHHRGVIHRDLKPANLMVGEFGQVYLMDWGLSRLTRTQPASGKNSQMNAPGAVGTPDYMAPEQAKGDPTIMDERCDIFGLGAMLYELVSGKRPYGDHPDGRVILERALKGEIRPIDDVAQKVGISRRMRAIIQKATAINPKERYQTVAELQRDVHDFLLGGLHLPRKLFEPGTVIMCEGDPGDAAYMIVNGRCRAYRTVDGQEETLSVMEPGEVFGEMALLLEEPRAASVVAMDRVVVLVLDKATMNEGLGLEGWSGALVRALAQRFRNLEQHVRVSGLRRNSGPAESER; this is encoded by the coding sequence GTGCGCGAAAGAGAAGATCCCCACGCCGGCGCACCTCCGCGTCTACAAGGAGTTCGGCCGCGGCGGCATGGGACACGTGCATCCTGCGACGGATCGCAACCTGCTCCGTCACGTGGCGCTCAAGCGCCTCGACAAGGGCCTCGTCAGCGAGCGCTTCACGTCGAGGGCTTCATCGCCGAGGCGCAGATCGCAGGCCAACTCGAGCATCCGAACATCGTCCCGGTGCACGAGCTCGCCGTCGACAACGGCGTGCCCTACTTCACGATGAAGCTCGTGCAAGGGTCCAGCCTCGACGGTTGGTACAAGAAACATCCCGTCGGCTCGCCGGAGCGCATGACGAAGGGTCTCGAGATCTTCCTCCGGCTCTGCGACGCCGTCGCCTACGCGCACCACCGCGGGGTCATCCACCGCGACTTGAAGCCCGCCAACCTCATGGTTGGCGAGTTCGGTCAGGTCTACCTGATGGACTGGGGCCTCTCGCGGCTCACGCGCACGCAGCCGGCGTCGGGCAAAAACTCCCAGATGAACGCGCCCGGCGCCGTCGGCACGCCGGACTACATGGCGCCCGAGCAGGCCAAGGGCGACCCGACCATCATGGACGAGCGCTGCGACATCTTCGGCCTCGGAGCGATGCTCTACGAGCTGGTGAGCGGCAAGCGTCCCTACGGCGATCACCCCGACGGTCGCGTCATCTTGGAGCGCGCGCTCAAGGGCGAAATTCGCCCCATCGACGACGTCGCCCAGAAGGTCGGCATCTCGCGACGCATGCGCGCCATCATCCAGAAGGCGACGGCCATCAACCCGAAAGAGCGCTACCAGACCGTCGCGGAGCTTCAGCGCGACGTCCACGACTTCTTGCTCGGCGGCCTCCACTTGCCGCGCAAGTTGTTCGAGCCCGGCACCGTCATCATGTGCGAAGGCGATCCCGGCGACGCCGCGTACATGATCGTCAACGGTCGGTGCCGTGCGTACCGCACCGTCGACGGTCAGGAAGAGACGCTCAGCGTGATGGAGCCCGGCGAGGTCTTCGGCGAAATGGCGCTGCTCCTCGAAGAGCCGCGCGCCGCCTCCGTCGTGGCCATGGACCGCGTCGTGGTGCTCGTCTTGGACAAGGCGACCATGAACGAGGGGCTCGGGCTCGAAGGCTGGAGCGGCGCCCTCGTTCGCGCGCTCGCCCAGCGCTTCCGCAACCTCGAGCAACACGTCCGCGTGTCGGGGCTCCGCCGAAACTCGGGGCCCGCCGAGTCAGAGCGCTGA
- a CDS encoding 5-formyltetrahydrofolate cyclo-ligase, protein MNEGPDEQLARRVKAELRKRMRGLRKTAPLAACQERSREIRERLASLEVVKDAQRVALFWPIEDKHEVDLRPLDTTLRGRGVQIAYPAIDPDTGVMTFRFASPDELEEAGFGFSEPPVSAPEADELDLVVVPALAVAPTGHRLGYGAGYYDRTLPRFRPPASAVVVAFEYQLLMEVPATPTDVACDYVVTDKRVLAVSVETAR, encoded by the coding sequence ATGAACGAAGGACCGGATGAGCAGCTTGCGCGGCGCGTGAAGGCCGAGCTCAGAAAGCGCATGCGTGGCCTGCGCAAGACGGCGCCGCTCGCTGCGTGCCAGGAGCGTTCCCGAGAGATTCGTGAACGGCTCGCGTCGCTCGAGGTCGTGAAGGACGCGCAGCGCGTCGCGCTCTTTTGGCCCATCGAAGACAAGCACGAGGTCGACCTCCGACCCCTCGACACGACCCTCCGCGGCCGCGGTGTTCAGATTGCCTATCCGGCCATCGATCCCGATACCGGCGTCATGACGTTTCGCTTTGCGAGTCCCGACGAGTTGGAGGAGGCCGGGTTCGGATTCTCCGAGCCCCCCGTCAGCGCGCCGGAAGCCGACGAGCTCGACCTCGTCGTCGTGCCCGCGCTTGCCGTCGCGCCTACGGGCCATCGCCTCGGCTACGGCGCGGGCTACTACGATCGAACGCTCCCGCGGTTTCGGCCCCCGGCGAGCGCCGTCGTTGTGGCCTTCGAGTATCAACTGCTGATGGAGGTGCCCGCTACGCCGACCGACGTGGCCTGCGACTACGTGGTCACCGACAAGCGAGTCCTCGCGGTGTCCGTCGAAACGGCGCGATGA
- a CDS encoding helix-turn-helix transcriptional regulator — protein MASSVRHNSRASSAQRAPPGAVVPVFAALGDETRLRVVARLTEEGPLSIAKLTEGSHLTRQAMTKHLRVLSAAGLLRGRREGRENVFEFEPRRLAEARGYLARISEHWDATLERLRAFVEDE, from the coding sequence ATGGCGTCTAGTGTTCGCCACAACAGCCGCGCATCAAGCGCGCAGCGGGCACCGCCAGGCGCGGTTGTACCGGTCTTCGCAGCGCTCGGCGACGAGACGCGCCTCCGCGTCGTGGCTCGCCTGACGGAAGAGGGCCCGCTTTCGATCGCCAAGCTGACGGAGGGCTCGCACCTCACGCGTCAGGCCATGACGAAACACCTGCGCGTGCTCTCCGCGGCGGGCCTGCTTCGAGGTCGACGCGAGGGCCGCGAGAACGTCTTCGAGTTCGAACCGCGAAGGCTCGCCGAGGCGCGCGGCTACCTCGCTCGCATCTCCGAACACTGGGACGCGACCCTCGAGCGGCTGCGGGCCTTCGTCGAAGACGAATAA
- the trxA gene encoding thioredoxin encodes MIIGGNAGRPPAGGGASNSDIVNVSEREFEKEVLRSQTAVLIEFSAEWCQPCKAIAPEVEALAKELRGKLKVVKVDVDKSPVIAQQLRVQSVPTFMVFAEGRIVDAQVGALRKKQLKDMVEPFLPRAEGAIKARELAELLKAGAVVPVDTRDASAYGRARIPGAKHLDGTELETRLAELYMIADRPVLYCRSGDKTKELAARLAEQGVPVAFVEGGFLAWEAEGLPIERP; translated from the coding sequence ATGATCATCGGTGGAAACGCAGGACGGCCTCCGGCGGGCGGCGGCGCGAGCAATTCGGACATCGTCAACGTCAGCGAGCGGGAATTCGAGAAAGAAGTCCTGCGCAGCCAGACGGCCGTTCTCATCGAGTTTTCGGCCGAATGGTGCCAGCCGTGCAAGGCCATCGCGCCGGAGGTCGAGGCCCTGGCCAAGGAGCTCCGCGGCAAGCTCAAGGTCGTGAAGGTCGACGTCGACAAGTCGCCGGTCATTGCTCAGCAGCTTCGCGTGCAATCGGTGCCCACGTTCATGGTCTTCGCGGAAGGCCGCATCGTGGACGCGCAGGTCGGTGCGCTGCGCAAGAAGCAGCTCAAAGACATGGTCGAGCCGTTCTTGCCGCGCGCGGAAGGCGCCATCAAGGCGCGCGAGCTCGCCGAGCTGCTGAAGGCCGGCGCCGTCGTCCCCGTGGATACGCGTGACGCGAGCGCGTACGGCCGCGCGCGCATTCCCGGCGCCAAACACCTGGACGGCACTGAGCTCGAGACCCGGCTGGCGGAGCTCTACATGATCGCGGACCGGCCGGTCCTCTATTGCCGCTCCGGCGACAAGACCAAGGAGCTTGCCGCGCGGCTGGCCGAGCAAGGCGTCCCCGTCGCGTTCGTCGAGGGCGGCTTTCTCGCGTGGGAGGCTGAGGGCCTGCCCATCGAGCGCCCCTGA
- a CDS encoding ABC transporter permease → MTTAGTRERVSLHDARPAYVLPARESSVRRALDQLRRKPAAFAALVFLASLIFVSVFAELLAADLPLFARIGGKTFVLPAVTRPPELANQNCQTLERSRTAADTMVFPPVRYGAETRAEGGAGHLLGTDAKGRDVFARAVYATRTTVTLALACALAFVFIGTLFGAAAGFFGGIVDGVLTRLIETLTAFPPLVLVLAIQAMLPKPTLLTMLAVIGLIRWPEIARVVRAEMLSVVSRDYVTAARALGASPLRILALHVAPNVKGPVLVAVTFALGSVVLVEASLSFLHVGVPEGTPSWGAMLSDVSRTGGSPWLLILPGVLLFSCLVSINVVAEALRDLLDPRLASEAPQK, encoded by the coding sequence ATGACGACCGCCGGCACCCGCGAGCGCGTGTCGCTCCACGACGCGCGTCCGGCATACGTGCTGCCCGCGCGCGAGAGCTCGGTGCGGCGTGCCCTCGACCAGCTGCGCCGCAAGCCAGCGGCGTTCGCGGCGCTGGTGTTCCTCGCGTCGCTGATCTTCGTGTCGGTATTCGCCGAGCTCCTGGCGGCCGACCTGCCGCTCTTTGCTCGCATCGGCGGCAAGACCTTCGTCCTCCCCGCCGTCACGCGGCCGCCGGAGCTCGCGAACCAGAATTGCCAAACCCTCGAGCGGTCGCGGACGGCCGCCGACACGATGGTCTTCCCGCCGGTCCGCTACGGCGCGGAGACGCGGGCCGAAGGAGGAGCTGGCCATCTTCTCGGCACCGACGCCAAGGGACGCGACGTCTTCGCGCGGGCCGTCTACGCGACGCGCACGACGGTCACGTTGGCGCTCGCCTGCGCCCTCGCTTTCGTCTTCATCGGCACGCTCTTCGGCGCCGCCGCGGGCTTCTTTGGCGGCATCGTCGATGGCGTGCTCACACGGCTCATCGAGACGCTCACGGCCTTTCCGCCGCTGGTGCTCGTCTTGGCGATTCAGGCGATGTTGCCCAAGCCCACGCTGCTCACGATGCTCGCCGTCATCGGCCTTATCCGCTGGCCCGAGATCGCCCGCGTGGTCCGCGCCGAGATGCTCAGCGTCGTGTCGCGCGACTACGTCACGGCGGCCCGTGCCCTCGGCGCATCACCGCTCCGCATCCTGGCCTTGCACGTGGCCCCCAACGTCAAAGGGCCGGTGCTGGTCGCCGTGACGTTTGCCCTCGGGTCGGTGGTGCTCGTCGAGGCGTCGCTCTCGTTTTTGCACGTCGGCGTCCCCGAGGGCACGCCGTCGTGGGGCGCGATGCTCAGCGACGTGAGCCGCACCGGCGGCTCGCCGTGGCTCTTGATCCTTCCCGGCGTGCTCTTGTTCTCGTGCCTCGTGTCCATCAACGTGGTGGCGGAAGCGCTGCGCGACCTGCTCGATCCGAGGCTCGCCTCGGAAGCGCCGCAGAAGTGA
- a CDS encoding ABC transporter permease: MIAKDAEAPLAAYELGKLGGAAFPYILPKLDNLRPDERGLVAVALAPAAERMGLGEAEVLRDPARAATFWTRFWEERSLDFREPAARRVVDRYLREPTPAREHDLVELDTFVVPLLVAALRTATTTAEQRLVVNQLARAAGRPKARFPDEETARTTARDIANEWESFWFESHTYFEPLEGASRVAATITETRYGRWLGKTLTGRLGFSVRDGKPILEKLITRSPITVGLAAMALALALALAVPVALVSATQRGRAIDHGLAIGLFVLYSAPTFWLAQLLSNFAPKTSGELVLPVLALAAPVTALTARYQRAALLEVLSLEYVRAARARGAGGLRLLFLHVLPNAIAPTLSLAGVLLPQLFGAAFVVEEVFGLEGLGFESVRAVEASDHAWLVAVTMLSAVICSVGLIASDLAAGIIDPRVRELLRRRGRAA; this comes from the coding sequence GTGATCGCCAAGGATGCGGAGGCGCCGCTCGCGGCCTACGAGCTCGGAAAGTTGGGCGGCGCGGCCTTCCCCTACATCTTGCCAAAGCTCGACAACCTGAGGCCCGACGAACGCGGGCTCGTCGCCGTGGCGCTCGCGCCGGCGGCAGAGAGGATGGGGCTCGGGGAGGCCGAGGTGCTCCGCGATCCGGCGCGCGCGGCGACCTTCTGGACCCGCTTCTGGGAGGAGCGGAGCCTCGACTTTCGCGAGCCCGCCGCGCGGCGCGTCGTCGATCGCTACCTTCGCGAGCCCACGCCCGCGCGCGAGCATGATCTCGTGGAGCTCGACACCTTCGTGGTGCCGCTGCTCGTGGCCGCGCTGCGCACGGCGACAACGACCGCGGAGCAGCGCCTTGTCGTCAATCAGCTCGCTCGCGCGGCGGGCCGTCCGAAGGCGCGCTTCCCCGACGAGGAGACTGCCCGCACGACCGCACGCGACATCGCGAACGAGTGGGAGAGCTTCTGGTTCGAGAGTCACACGTATTTCGAGCCGCTCGAGGGCGCGTCGCGCGTCGCCGCCACGATCACCGAGACGCGCTACGGCCGCTGGCTCGGCAAGACGCTGACGGGCCGCTTGGGCTTCAGCGTCCGTGACGGAAAGCCGATCCTCGAGAAGCTCATCACGCGCTCACCGATCACGGTGGGCCTCGCTGCGATGGCACTGGCGCTGGCGCTAGCGCTGGCCGTTCCCGTCGCGCTGGTGTCGGCCACGCAACGGGGACGCGCCATCGACCACGGCCTCGCCATCGGCCTCTTCGTTCTCTACTCGGCGCCGACCTTCTGGCTCGCGCAGCTCCTCTCGAACTTTGCCCCCAAGACCTCGGGAGAGCTCGTCTTGCCAGTGCTCGCGCTCGCCGCTCCCGTCACGGCGCTCACGGCCCGCTACCAGCGGGCCGCGCTCCTCGAGGTCTTGAGTCTCGAATACGTGCGAGCGGCGCGCGCGCGCGGCGCCGGGGGCCTTCGCCTGCTCTTCCTCCACGTGTTGCCCAACGCCATCGCGCCGACCTTGTCGCTGGCCGGCGTGCTCTTGCCCCAACTCTTCGGAGCGGCGTTCGTCGTTGAAGAAGTCTTCGGCCTCGAGGGACTCGGCTTCGAGTCGGTGCGCGCCGTCGAAGCGAGCGACCACGCGTGGCTCGTGGCCGTCACGATGCTCAGCGCGGTTATTTGCTCCGTGGGTCTCATCGCCAGCGATCTGGCGGCCGGCATCATCGATCCTCGCGTCCGTGAGCTGCTCCGCCGCCGCGGGAGGGCTGCATGA